Below is a window of Candidatus Thermoplasmatota archaeon DNA.
AAACTTTTTGGCATTACCATTTTATTCGCCGTGTTTGATTGCAATTTACAAACAATATATGTCTTCCCCTATATATTGCTTATTTTTGACAATATTGTGCTCAGCTAACAATTTTTCTTCCTTTGGCCTGTCGATAGATTTATATTATGCAGTGCTATTTAACTATGGATAAATCCAGTGAGGTGAAAAAAATGAATCAGGAAACGGGCACAGATAACGTGGTATACGTCGGAAATAAACCGCCAATGAACTATGTACTGGCGGCCATAACCCAGTTAAATTCTGGGTCGAACGAAGTAGCTATTAAGGCACGCGGAAGGGCCATATCCAGAGCAGTAGATGTGGCAGAGATAGTACGAAGACGTTTTATGCCGGAGACACAACTGAAGGACATAAAGATAGCTACAGAGGAAGTAACCAACGAGGAAGGAAATAAAATAAATGTATCTTCCATAGAAATATACCTCTCAAAGTAAGAGAGATCCTATTTCCTCTTCCTATTTTTACTATTTTTAACGTTAATTATTTAAATTATAATGATATTTAGATACTGGAGGCGATAATATGAGCTCAGCAAAAATAAGAAATATGGCAATAGTAGTTGTAGCAGTCGCTATGATGTGTGCCCCTGCGGTAACCTCTCTTTCAGTAAACGAAAAAGAAAACACACTAATAGCGACAACAACTATGGAGAAGGCGACAATAGTTTTTCCAGCAAATGACGGAAATTCTATGATAGGATACATGGGAAATGTCCAGATTTCCTCAGGTACAACAGACGAAGAACATCCAACTATCGTAAAGGCTCCCGATGGAAGCTTTTTGGTTGCATATGACTGTAGGCTAAGTGGTATAGAGGGACACGTTTATTTCATGCGTTCAACCGATAACGGCAATACGTGGTCAGAAATTTGGAATACAAATGTAGATATTGGAGAAATGAAAAATGGCGTTCAGACTTGGCCCGTTCTTTGTACACCACCGGGAGGACAAGCCATCTACGGCTCATGGAATGATGAAGCACTTGATATTATATTCTTTATTAACATCTCCAATCCATCTGACCCGGGTAGCTACGGCGAGAAGATATATGGATATGATGCAAGCGGATGGGACTATGAGAGACATACATTTACCATAGCGGCATTCGATGAAAACAGATTTGCTGTCGGACACGTTGGTCATATTGAGTTTGGCGGCTATGATCTCCCGAGTTCGTGTCAAATTTGTTGCTTTACAGGCGGTTTTTCAGGAGGTTTTGGTATTACGGGTGACGAGGACTACCCGATTGGGTACAACAATGAGGTAGCGGTTACGAGCAGTCTCTTTTGGATGATATGGGACTTCCCAAATGAGGCGAGTGGAACAAGTGATTTACTCCTCAAATGGGGTGATCCAGGTGAGGAGTCAGATTGTCATCTCTGGCCAGATAAGGAGATCACCTCTAACAAAGATTATGTTGATCCAGCATTAGATGCTAGTGGAGACAATCTCTGTATCGTATATATGACAAATGACAATATTTATGGCGATTGGGATCTTGCCTGCAAATATTCTACCGATGAAGGAGGCACATGGCATGACGGAACATTCCCGTCAATGGCACAGGCGGACGAGAAAAGCCCAGAGATATTTGTCAGTGGCTCAACGGTTTTCTGCACATTCGTTCGCAACGGCAATCTGTATTTGACAAAGTCTACTGACCTTGGGCAAATGTGGGAAGAACCAGAGCAAATAAATGAAGTAGACGGAACAGTTGTAGACGAAGAAGGGGCAGTTGAGGTATCTCCAGCAGGAATCGTCTGGGTTGACACCAGAAATGGAAATAAGGACATCTACTATGCACCATTGCCCTGTGCTATAATCAATGTCAACAGCATATCTGGAGGAATGGGAATTTCGGCGACAATTACCAATACAGGAACAGAAGATGCAAGCAACATGGACTGGTCAATTGAATTGACAGGACTGATATTCATTGGCAAGGAAACAACAGGAACAATTGACAGCTTGCCGGCAGGTGGAGAAGAAGCAATCAAAAGCGGCTTGGTTTTCGGCATCGGACCGACAACAATAACAATAACAGCAGGCGGAGCATCAAAGACAGCCAAAGGTTTTGTACTTGGACCGCTGGTACTGGGAGTGAAGTAAACTCTCTCCTTTTCCCTTTTAATTTTTTAATATTGATTTTAAAGTTAGGCACGGAACGCTACTGTGTTACATTTCACTGAGAAAAGTATTAAATGCCTTTTTGCATTGCATTTCTATGCCATTAACCGAGGTTGTCTTTTACGGACGGGGCGGGCAGGGAGCTGTCACAGCCGCTAACATTCTTGCATCTGCCGCCCTTGAATCTGGAAACAAGGATGTACAGGCATTTCCTATTTTTGGGGCGGAACGGAGGGGGGCCCCAGTAAAAGCATTTGCCCGTATTTCTGACAGCGAGATCCATCTGAGAAGCCAGGTATACTCTCCAAATGTTGTCGTTGTTCTCGATACAGGAATAATGGATACCGTAAATGTTACAGATGGACTTAAAAAAGACGGTA
It encodes the following:
- a CDS encoding sialidase family protein encodes the protein MSSAKIRNMAIVVVAVAMMCAPAVTSLSVNEKENTLIATTTMEKATIVFPANDGNSMIGYMGNVQISSGTTDEEHPTIVKAPDGSFLVAYDCRLSGIEGHVYFMRSTDNGNTWSEIWNTNVDIGEMKNGVQTWPVLCTPPGGQAIYGSWNDEALDIIFFINISNPSDPGSYGEKIYGYDASGWDYERHTFTIAAFDENRFAVGHVGHIEFGGYDLPSSCQICCFTGGFSGGFGITGDEDYPIGYNNEVAVTSSLFWMIWDFPNEASGTSDLLLKWGDPGEESDCHLWPDKEITSNKDYVDPALDASGDNLCIVYMTNDNIYGDWDLACKYSTDEGGTWHDGTFPSMAQADEKSPEIFVSGSTVFCTFVRNGNLYLTKSTDLGQMWEEPEQINEVDGTVVDEEGAVEVSPAGIVWVDTRNGNKDIYYAPLPCAIINVNSISGGMGISATITNTGTEDASNMDWSIELTGLIFIGKETTGTIDSLPAGGEEAIKSGLVFGIGPTTITITAGGASKTAKGFVLGPLVLGVK
- a CDS encoding 2-oxoacid:acceptor oxidoreductase family protein, with translation MPLTEVVFYGRGGQGAVTAANILASAALESGNKDVQAFPIFGAERRGAPVKAFARISDSEIHLRSQVYSPNVVVVLDTGIMDTVNVTDGLKKDGTIVLNTPRSPDEVYMPFKVATVDATGIAIERKIMVGGIPIVNTPIVGTLPKLMDNLSIDSVKKAIMNRWKGKAGERNAAAAEDAYKRLRIK
- the albA gene encoding DNA-binding protein Alba gives rise to the protein MNQETGTDNVVYVGNKPPMNYVLAAITQLNSGSNEVAIKARGRAISRAVDVAEIVRRRFMPETQLKDIKIATEEVTNEEGNKINVSSIEIYLSK